The Hemiscyllium ocellatum isolate sHemOce1 chromosome 28, sHemOce1.pat.X.cur, whole genome shotgun sequence genome includes the window GAATGGAGGTAGATgcgataggggcatttaagaaaCTTttcgataagcacatgaatatacaagggaaggatatggaccaagggcaggcagaagggattagtttaatttggcggcatgttcagcacaacatgatgggccaaagggcctattcctgtgctgtactattcgaTGTTCTatgctttcccacctatttttataTCATATGCAAAATCAGCTAGAGTACATCCACgttccctcatccaggtcattaataatCGTAAATAATTCTGGCCCTAgcacactgatccctgtggcactgcaCTCATTATggattgccatcctgaaaatataACCCTCTCCCAACCCTCGGTCTTCTATCATTCAGCCAATTCTCTAGCCGTGCCAGTTTGGTATCCCCAATACCGTGGGCTCTTCTCTGATTAAGCAACTTTATGTGCAATGTTTCATCAAAcactttttggaaatccaaatatattacatccacagCCCTTTCCTGTGTGTTCCTCCTTAAAGAATTTGTCACGcaagatttccccttcatgaagccatgctgactctgcttgaccaTATCACAGAAGGCTCTACTGCtacatcctttataatggacCCTCTCACATCCCCTGTGACAgatattaaactaactggtctatagttgccttTCCTTCTGTCTCCCTTTTTGAGTAAAAGTGTTACATTGGATGCTTCCCAATCCTTGGGACTATTCCAGAATCTAAGAATTCCCAAAAGATTACTATCAGTGCATCCAATATCTCTATTGCTACTTGCTTTAACATCCTGGGATGCATCCCATCGGGTCCAGAGGACTTATCAACCTCCAAACTCATTAGTATTCCTCGTACCTTTTCTCTATTGATAattattgtgtttatttccttTTCCCCATTGTCCCCAGATTGTTTAGTATTTGTAGAAAGCTACTCATTCTGTCTCctgtgaagacagatgcaaagtatttactcaacctctctgccatttccttatttccaGTTATTATTTTCTGTATGGAACCAATGTTCAATTTGGCTTCTCCCTTTTCATAAATTTCAAAAAACTCATGACCTATTTTTATATTACTTGCTTATTTACCTTCAAGGTTTGTTTGTTATTGGCTATCTTTTGTGGCTGTTAAAACTTCCCCAATCCCTTGATTTACCTCTGATCTTTGCCACACTGTATGTTATTACCTTTCAATTTGATATTATCCATAATTTCCTTGCTTAACCATGGTTGGTTTATCCCCTATATAGAATCcttcctcactgggatatatCTTTATTGTGAGACATGAACCAGTTTCTTAAATATTTGCCATTTATCTTCAACCATATTTTATGCCAAACTGCTTTCCCAGTCCATTCCAGCCAGCCCCTCCCATGTCCCTATGTAATCACTCTTGTTTAAGTTTAGTATAGTTATTTCTGACCCAgatttctcactctcaaactgctaaattctatcatgttatgatcactgtttcctaggagatcttttactctgagattatttaTTATTTAATATGCTTCACTACACATTACCAGCACAAAATAACCTGATCCATGGATCCACAACATTTTGTTCTTGCAAACTATTCCAAGTTCTTCCTCATGGAAATCTCTACTAATTTGGTTTTCCCAGAACACATTAAGATGAAGGTCATCAATGATTAACATCTTTCCAACTTGCCCTAATTATCTCCTGATTATTCTCTGTCCTACTGTGTAGCTATTATGAAGGGGCCTAGGGACTATACCCAGCTGTGTCTTCATTCCCTttgttatttctgatttacactgATAAGGATTTTACATCTTCCAGTCAAAGGTATTTTTTTGCTATTGTATTTATTCCATCTTGTACTAACAAAGCTATCCCACCAACATTTCCTTCCTGCCTGTTCTTATGAAAAGTCACCCACCCTGAATATTTACTTCCAGCTTTAATCTCCAgtaaccatgtctccataatggttACAAGATCCTACTCACTACCCTCTCTATTAGTGCTGTTATTCCACATACTTTGATTTGCATATTATGTGCATTTAAGTAAAGAGTCATTAATTTGTCCTTTTTAtcaccttcccctctcccctGACTCCATTcgctgctttttaaaaatctttatacaCCCTGTACCTTCCTTCCCAAATGAGGTATCAGTACAACAAAGTTACCCTGTAATACCAGAGGGTCCCTTTGTTGTGTAATTGTACACATTTCCCCGACCCCGGTTCTATGCAGTTTAAATCATCCTTTACTCCAACTCCTCGTCTTATTGAGCTCAATAGAAAAACACTCACCATTCCCCGTTCAGGTCCTGGGATCTTCCTCACCAAAATACCCACACCCAGAGCGCTGTTACACACCAGTCCATTTAAATTTCAATGGCCCTGTTTTAATGCATACCTGTATGTTTTCCTCAGCTCACTGGCTAGTTCCTCAGACTGAACCTTCTGTGTATGATTGCTTCTTAGCAGCTTCTCCAGTGATGTCACCAGCACCTCAGCCCGTTCCCTCAGTTCATTTTGTCTGTGAGGCAAATCACATCAGTTTGAATCCTTTCACAAACAACAGATTCGATTACAACATTGGAACTTGGTGAATGGGTTTCCTAAACACCTTTGAGAAAGGTTACTGTATCCCaacactgtcccatcaaacaccccAGAAGAGGTACAGCACAGTTAGATGCAGAGTAAGGCTCCCCATCAAAGCAGCATCTTTGATACTAATtttcactccacatgataccaAGAAATGGCTTGAGGCACCTCTGGACACTGCAAAGACCGTGGGCCCTGACAATGTTCTAACAGTAGTGCTAAAGACTCAATGTTTCAAAATTAGCAATGTCCTTATCCATTCGTGACTCCTCTGATACTGTAGCAGTCCATttctaaatgcagcaagacccgCACAATATCCGGATACAGGATaataagtggcaagtagcattcatgctcgtcaagtgccaggcaatgaagTCTGCAATAAGAGAGTATCTAACCACCATCCTTTGAcactcaatggtgttaccatcactgaatcccacactactgacatcttgggggttaccattgaccagaaactgaactggagttagacagcgccttccaaacccataacctctACTATCTACaaagaaaagggcagcagatacatgggaacaccaccccctgcaagttcccctccgagccactcaccatcctgacttgggaatatatcctTGTTCCTTCAATGTTCCTTCTCTGGGTAAAACtcctgaaattctctctctaagggcattgtgggtctaccaacagCACACAGgccacagcggttcaagaaggcagctcacccccacctgctcaaggggcaactagggacaggcaataaatgctgggcccagtcagCAACATCCATGTAATTCATAATGAATTTAGGAAAAAAGCATATTCCAGAGGCTCTCTGCTTCCTTGGAAATGAATTACCAACATTCCCCGACACGTTGATTTTGCTTCTGGAAGTCTGTGCAACAGCAAAGATTTGTGAGAATGTAGGATCCTACCCACCATTCGGTGTATTGTTTAAACTCCTGCCTCCCATTCCTCCTAGTCTGTCCCACTGGCATAATTTATCAATAGACACACTTTTTAATGAGTTTATAAAGTCCTGTGCAGTCACTTTTTGAGTATATTGTGTACTTACCGAGTGGAAACGGCAGTGAGCTCTGACTCCAGTTGGTCACTGGCCATTGTAAGCACATCTGGTTCTGGTGCAGTTTCCTATAAATGGAGCAGAGTCAATTAGCTCTGATTTATTTTTGGCagtttctctctcccccctgccccTTGGGGTATGATCCCTTGTTGATATCCACTGGACCTCCAATCCTGGTAGTTTATCAAAGTGACCGGATTTTGTCTGTAAGCCCACAAGTGGCACGATCTCTCTAAAGGAGCATCAAAACCTCAGACTGAAACCCTGACACATTGCAGAAGGTGGTGACTGGACAGTGGTCAGGAGCAGGAATACTGCCGTCCTATTAATAAGATGCCTGTGCACTGACGGGTAACCCTGCTCTTGGACATACCTCCTTGCTGCAGACTGGGGTAGGTTGCTGCTGTAGACAGTCATCTCTCTCCGCTTGCCAATGTGCAAGGAGTAGGATTGCAGCCTCCTCCTGGGACTTCTGTAAtcgcagcctctgctccaggtccctcttctcccttttaaCCCAGCCCAGCTGACCCTTCAGCCAGGCCATCTCATCCTGAAGAGCCATCAGACAGGAGCAGAACAATAGACTGTCAACGTATGATTAGCTGTTTCATAACAAGTCAAactcattcccctaacctatccaTATCTATTTGTAAATTTCTGATttcttactttcctacctatttcAGTGTCACCTAGGGGCTGGGAGAGAGACTGGAGACACTGGGATTGTTCTCTTTAGAGAAGAAAATATTGAGGAGAcatttcaaggtttgtgcgaagatttgtagctcgggtgctcattgttgtggttctgttcgccaagctgggagtttttgttgcaaacgtttcgtcccctgtctagtgacatcctcagtgcttgggggccTCCAGTGAAGcttcagcacagaagcgcttcataggaggctcccaagcactgaggatgtcacctagaaaggggacaaaatgtttgcaacaaaaactcccagctcggcgaacagaaccacaacaatgaggaGACATTTAATGGAGACATTTTGCACATTGGTCAAAATTCTCAAGGGAAATCTGATGGAGTAAATAAGGGGAAATTGTTTATTGTGGCCGCTTGGGGAGGGTTGTGACCAGAGGGACACAGATGGAGAACAATCAGAAAAAAGAATCAGAGGTAGCGATGAAGACAAGTTCTTCCTCCTCAGTGAGCTGCTGTGAtcaggaatgtgctgcctgaaaggATTCAGTAATACTTTTCAAAACAAGAGTATATAATGCAAAGCTATAGAGAAAGAGCGGGTGAGTGGGAACcagcacaagggactgaatagcctcctgtTGTAAGAATCTACagttggatggcatggtggctcagtgtttagcactgctgtctcacagtgccacggacacaggttcaattcccgcttcgggcaactgtctgtgtggagtttgcacattctccctgtgtctgtgggggtttcctctgggtgctccagttccctcccacatcacaaagatgtgcaggttaggtgaattgaccatgctaaactgcccatagtgcgagtgcattagtcagggtgaatgtaggagaatgggtctgggcgggttgctcttcggagggtcggtgtggacttgttgggccgaagggcctgtttccacactgtagggaatctaatctaattcagtaGGTTTGGGAGGAGGCTATTGAGCCCCTTTAGCCAGTTCGGACACTCAGGTCGAGGATGGCTGACCTGAAAATTAATTCCCTCACCTGCTTTGGTTGCCTACCCTTACTGCCCAACAAGAGTCTCCCCAGGGGTTCTCACCCTGACAGTCAGGAGTTCCTGCAGCACTTCCTTCTTCTCCATCTTATGTTGACGGACTGTTCTGGGCGACTGTGCACTGATCCCAGGGACAAGCAGACCCCGTACTGCTGCTCCAGACTCCCAGCTTTGGGACATTCCCTCGCCGTATCGCTTCAGGTGGGCTGGTATGTCTCCCACTTCCAGAACAGTTCTCATTACTGCAGCGTGGCTACCTCTGAGCCTCACAATGTCTCCTCTCAAGTGATTTGTGGTGTTGTCCCCTTCCAGCTCCCCAGCGAGGCTGAAAGACCCACAGGTTAGAGCATGAGAATGAGGGGCTGGAGTCTTCAAATCCTCTCCACCTTTAAACAGGACGATGGAGGTTCAGCTTTCTTCCtgcactaaccccatttccctgaatTCCACCGGACTTCAGAAACCTATTGATGTCGGTCTCAAACATACTCAATGCCACAACCTTTATCCTCTCCTGGGACAGAGAATTCCTCAGGTTCTCAACTCTGAGGGAAGAACATTCTTCTCAACTCAGTCAGAAATGACACATATTTTGATTCCGAATTGCTGTCGATTCCCACATGGGGGAAGACCCTTTCAGGATCTACCCTGatcatctctcatttttctcAACTCTGGGAATAATGGGCCCAGTCTGCTTGATCGTCCCCAGAGGATAATTCACTCAACCTAGGAGTTAGCCCTAGTGACCTAAGGACAATTATTACTTCCTGTCAGATCAGGAAATCTCCCCCCAAAATGCTGCTGAAGCCAGGAATGAGTGGGAAATTTCAAATCTGTGATTTTTGTATTTGTTGTTaagagaaagatttttttttctttattcattcacaggatgagggcctTGCtgtctaggtcagcatttattgtccattcctactggcccagagggcatttgaaaattaaccacattgttgtgggtctggagtcatatgtaggccagaccaggtaaagttagcagtttccttccttaaatgacattaaagaaccagatgggtttttccaacaatcaacaatagattcatggtcatcattagactcttaattccagatttttattgagttcaaattccaccatctgccgtggtgggattcgaacccaggtccccaaaacattatctggatctcagGATTAACATTCCAGTGATGGCCACTAGGCCATCAACTCCCCATTTACTAAGTAAACTGTTGAGACACCTCATATTTAACCTCACCTGCGCTGTGTGTATTCAGTTGGACCCTGATGATGATGATCAGTGTTTGGTAGATCAATACTGTGAACATCCTCAGCTGCTTCCCCTCCACCTTCCCCCAgcaatccttccatatccttcctgccAAATCGCCCACCTCTGTCCACACACCGGTTTGCTGAAGACAAGGTTGGAGAAGCAATTAGTCACGACTGACCTTCCAGAACCATCCATGACCCACACTCAGTAAGTTACATTTATCTGATAgacaacaaaagcagaaattgttggaaaaactcagcagactagattagattagattatcttgtagcatctgtggagactgaAACAGAGTCAATGCTCCAAGTCTAATGACCCTTCTTAACTGCTGGTAGctgggaaaaggttggtatatttGCTGAAGATGGGGCTGGGGGTTGTGTGTAGGGGGGAGGTGGAGTAAACGGTTGATGCAGAGGGAGCCCAGATTGACTGAAAAACACTGGGGCAGATTAAGGAATGGGGAAAGGTAATGGGGAAATGAATAGCTGCTATTGGGGACCaatgcctgccatttcaacacaccaccctgttccctggccaacatctctgtctcaggcttgctgcagtgctgcaGGGAAAGTCAGCGCAAGTTGGAAGACCAGCACCTCATTTCccgcttgggaaccctgcagTTTTCAGGACTCACCATTGAGTTCAGTAATTTCCAGGCCTGTGCACCTTCTCCTGTTTCCTTGCCCAAGAAGCCCACACCCCAGGCCTTGTGATCACATGGGATACTACCACACACAGggcaaaagtgggtactacagatgctggagatcagagtcaagattagaggagtgctggaaaagcacagcaggtcaggcagcatccgaggagcaggagcccttcacTACTACCACACACAACctattgtcagccactaatggtccccattagcagttATTCATGGTCCTGGGCTGACCTTCGGTAATTCCTTTGTCTGCtcagctgtttttctctctttctgggctccaACTCCACCAGTCTGCAGCTCCACCATTTTACTCAGTTCCACTTACGTTTCTGGTGATTATGATTTTCTTGAGCTCCTCCCTCCTTTCCATTTTGTGATTTATTACTGCTTCTAGCAAGTTACTTGCACCCTCTATAGTGAGGCCCTGCTGAAATGTATCCATCAGATATATTGGCTCTTTCCTTATTTCCATTGTTAATTCTCCAGCTTCGCTTTTTATATGCTCTGTGTACGCTTTGTTGATGCTTCTTGGAGAAACACTTATTGCCTGTTTTATAGTTCTGTCTTGCTTTCCCTAATATTCCAATTATTCCCTTCTTATTAATTTTCTTACTCACTCAGCCAATCTCTGACCTACCATTGATCTCTGCATAATTATATAATTGCCCTTTTAGTTCGATACTATCTTTGACATTTCTTGTTAATTGTGAATTGTGGGTCTGTCCtttggaatatttttcactcaCTGGACTGTACCTATTCTGTGTACAGTATTCTGAAATACCCCATTGGTAGGTATCAGAATGAATCACGGACTAAGGGGGAGCGAGTGCAAGTTCTCAGGGTCCTGCTGGAGGGGAGTGCGCAGACCAGATTTACAAAGATGGCTCAGGAATGAGAAAGTTCAAAGATGAGGATGGATTGGGgaggttgggactgttctcctcagagagaagaaggctgagaggggatctgatagaggttttcaaaatcatgaatgaaCAGGGTAGTGTGgatggggagaaactgttcccacttgtaaaTGGGACATGAAGAAAGGGGTACAGGTGTTTCACAAAAGAAGGAAATGTGATGTGAGAACAGAACTTTTCCagacagatctaaaagttgaagttctaaattggagaaaggccaattttgacggtattaggcaagatctttcaaaagctgattgggggcagatgttcgcagggaaagggatggctggaaaatgggaagccttcagaaatgagataacgcgagtccagagaaagtatattcctgttagggagaaaggaaaggctggtaggtatatggaatgctggatgactaaagaaaatgaggttttggttaagaaaaagaaggaagcatatgaagggaatagacaagatagatcgagtgactccttagaagagtataaaggaagtaggagtatacttaagagggaaatcaggagggcaaaacggggacatgacaTAGCATTGGcaatagatttaaggagaattcaaagggtttttacaaatatattaaagacaaaagggtaactggggagagaataggcccctcaaagatcagcaagacggccttggTGTGGAGCCgtagaaaatgagggagataataaatgaatattttgcatcagtacttactatggaaaagcacatggaaaatatagaatgtagggaaatagatggtgacatcttgaaaaatgtccatattacagaggaggaagtgctggatgtcttgaaatgcataaaagtggataaatccccaggacctgatcaggtgtaccctagaactctgtgggaagctagggaagtgattgctggggctcttactgagatatttgtatcatcgatagttacaggtgagatgccggaagactggaggttggttgacatggtgccactgtttaagaaggatggtaaggacaagcgagggaactatagactggtgagcctgacctcggtggtgggcaagttgttggagggaatcctgagggacaggatgtacatgtatttggaaaggcaaggactgattagggatagtcaatatggctttgtgcgtgggaaatcatgcctcacaaacttttgagtgagttttttgaagaagtaacaaagagggtggatgagggcagagtggtagatgtgatctatatggacttcagtaaggtgtttgacaaggttccctatgggaagctgatttgcaaggttagatctcatgaaatacagggagaactggccatttggatacagaactggctcaaaggtagaagacagagggtgatggtggagggttgtttttcagactggaggcctgtgatcaatggagtgccacaaggatcggtgctgggtccactacttttcgtcatttatataaatgatttggatgtgagcataagaggtataattaataagtttgtagatgacaccaaaattggagatgtagtggacagggaagaaggttacctcagattacaacaggatcttgaccagatgggccaatgcaccgagaagtggcagatggagtttaattcagacatttgcgaggggttgcattttgggaaagcaaatcttggcaggacttatacacataatggtaaggtcctagggagtgttgctgaacaaagagatcttgaggtgcaggttcatagctccttgaaagttgagtcacaggtagatagaatagtgaagaaggcgtttggtatgctttcctttattggtcagagtattgagtacaggtgttgggaggtcatgttgcggctgtacaggacattggtcaggccactgttggaatattgcgtgcaattctggtcttcttcctatcagaaagatgttgtgaaacttcagttcagaaaagatctacaaggatgttgccaggtttgaaggatttgagctatagggagaggctgaacaggctggggctgttttccctggagcgtcggaggctgaggggtgaccttatagaggttcataaaatcatgaggggcatggataggataaatagacaaagtcttttccctggggtgggagagtccagaactagagggcataggtttagggtgagaggggaaagatataaaagagacctaagaggcaaccttttcacacagagggtggtacgtgtatggaatgagctgccagaggatgtggtggaagctggtacaattgcaacatttaagaggcatctggatgggtatatgaataggaagagtttggagggagatgggccgggtactggcatgcaggactagattgggttgggatatctggtcggcatggataaattgggccaaagggtctgcttttgtgctgtacatccctatgactctgagTCAGGGACTAGTAGGCACTAGAAATGTGGTGGAGTGGCTTCAACTGATCCATTTACGTAGAAACAATGTACAAGAAGATAGAGTGAAGGTTTcagaatggcactaagtcatgCTCATTGGCAGAggtaatgggccgaatggccttggaCAGCACCATGGCACACTGTCATTCAGAGGTGTGAAGGAGGAGGGACATTCCGTACCCACAGATGGAAAGAATTCCatgcacaccccacccccaccccaccacaccttgtgtctctccatCTCACCAGCGGTGTCCCTGTCGTCATCCCCTCCTCCCATTCGTCCAGCAGGTTCAAAGTTCATGCAGAGGTGAGCGATCTGAGGGGAGTGCACTAAGTTCACAGGATTTCTCATTGACATTGCTTACCCTGTGCCTCAGAGATCTCTGTCTCCAGGGAGCTCCCTTTAGTTTGAACCTCTGCCAGAAGCAGACCATAGACATCAACACACTCCTCGCTGGAAAACAAAGATTCAGACATTCATTCTGGAAGACTAATATGGAAAGGAAGTTATGTTAAAGTTCTGTCAGACCATTTGTGGTCTCAGTTTTTCAAAACCAGCCTCAGAGAGGCAGCTGAACATGCACAAAATGTTTACAAAGGTGGGTTTGGAATTGGGAGGGTCATGAGTATCAGGAGTGACCAGATGAGAACATGTTTCACTGAAACAAAGAGATTACCAAATTGAGGTTTTTAAGGATTTAAGAGGATGGTGCAGTTCGCCAGCGCAAGGGTCATGGACCAAGGAGAATTGCCAATAAATCCAAAGAATTTAGGAGGTAATTGGTTACTTACagagtgatgagaatgtggaactctcCACAAAGGAGATTGGTTGAAGTGAATAGTGTTGATTCATTTAAGGAGAACCTGGCAAAATGCAAATCCAACATTGTggcactgcccctctgacagtgcggcacaccgtcagtactgactctccgacagtgcggcacaccatcagcactgactctctgacagtgcagcactccctcagtactgaccctctgacagtgcagcactccctcagcactgaccctccggcagtgtgacactccctcagtactgacctgtCCTGTAACCTGAGCTGTACTGTAAGCCCACCTGTACTGTAGAGCCAAGCGCAGTGCAGTGTCATTGGATTCGAGTCTCCCCAGTAACATACTGAGCCACTCGCAGTCTCCCTTGCATTCCTTCAGGACCCTGGAAAGCTGCTCATTGCGGCTCTTCCACTCATCGATGCAGCTGCAAAACGAAAAGCAAGTGTCGTGATAGAAAGAGAACTTAGCTCACTTCACACCCCTTCCTGAGTCACGCGTATGTCAGTCTTCTTCCATCATCACAGGGTGAAATACTGGAATCGTACCTCTCAGCAGCATCTTCAGCACAGCCTGCAGCAATTTAACAGTGTGTGACAGAGCCCCTTGGAATAGACCTCTTATTAAAATTCAAGTTCATGATGTTAAAGGGGCTCAGTTTAAGATACatgttcgaggggctgaatggcctacacctgtttCTAGAATAAGCCatgggacagaaagcagagagcagGGGAGGATGGTGTTTtgcagacagagagggaggtacGCAGTGGTGCTCCCTCAGGGTCAGTATCTGGATCACTGCTCTTTCTAATATTTGCGACTGACCTGCAGTTGGGTGCACACAGGATAAGTTCAAAAGTTACAGGTGATAAAACACTCAGAAATATAATAAAGGATAGGGTCAAACTTCAGGAGAACAGAGAAAGTTACTGATGACTGAGATCAATGTCGTAGAGTATGCAGTGACTTTTTTGAGAAGATTGAGATGAAGCAATACAAATGAAATAATCAATTTTCAAcagggtggaggaacagagagacctggggatATATTTACACAAGTCATTGAGGGTAACAGTGACAAGTTGAGAAGATTGTTTAGAAGTAGCACTTGacattaacagggggatagagAACAAAAGCCAGCAAGTTACGCTAAACCTTTCTCAATCACTGGTGAGACCTCAGCTGGTTCCCAGCAGCAGAAAGTTCagtaacgagagagagagagagagaaatctaaGACAATTCATTCAGAAAA containing:
- the LOC132828938 gene encoding colorectal mutant cancer protein-like isoform X3, translated to MEGPDCLLDVKTETPPEEEALTVLHYEEQITELLVVIAELNRKIDRLTVSTIREEDEYLDTFSDISDSLYFENNTCLHPDPSQPTVSNCPGQPCQLPGSAGEPGELPQKLQQVLTELEETVRICRTEIPLCCADPGEEEQSALAHWSLVTQADDLLSCLQSLQQNVTTSPPPSPFPSIMDTGTTGCSTINTELQALGNNDPGLMVERLIQSFQDCSGIQDIFQFLCRYGSNVSRVRIQDSGREADQLRNCIDEWKSRNEQLSRVLKECKGDCEWLSMLLGRLESNDTALRLALQYSEECVDVYGLLLAEVQTKGSSLETEISEAQANRCVDRGGRFGRKDMEGLLGEGGGEAAEDVHSIDLPNTDHHHQGPTEYTQRSLAGELEGDNTTNHLRGDIVRLRGSHAAVMRTVLEVGDIPAHLKRYGEGMSQSWESGAAVRGLLVPGISAQSPRTVRQHKMEKKEVLQELLTVRDEMAWLKGQLGWVKREKRDLEQRLRLQKSQEEAAILLLAHWQAERDDCLQQQPTPVCSKEETAPEPDVLTMASDQLESELTAVSTRQNELRERAEVLVTSLEKLLRSNHTQKVQSEELASELRKTYSNMSTAYRNAKRKYENQLRKLESQASTMCERQATQTQALEEKVTCLRKVLEHANGTPL